Below is a genomic region from Mesorhizobium sp..
CGGCCCTTCTGGCCCATTCGAACATCGGCTTGGTCAGCCCGGTCTCGGTGAGGCCCGGCAGGATCGCATTGACCCGCACGCCCTTGCCCGCGAATGCGCAGGCGGCGGTCATGGTCAGGTGGTTCACGCCGGCCTTCGATGCGCCGTAGGCCTCGGTGCCGCCCCGGGCCCGCAGTGAACCCGTCGATGAGTTGAGAATGATTGACCCGCCGCCATGCTCGGCCATGTATCGGCCGGCGAGCTTGCAGGCGACGAAAGCCGTGACGACATTGTCCCGGAACATGCCCTCCCACTGTTCGACGGTCTGCTCGAGGAAGGGCCTTACCGAATCGGTGTTGCCGGCATTGGCGAAGAATATCTCCAGCCCGCCGAGCTCCGCCACGCACCGGTCGATGGCAGCGGCAATACCGACCTCGTCGCCGGCATCAGCGACATGATGGATGCAGGTCCCGCCTGCGTCGGCGACCAGCGCGACGGTCTCCCGCAGCGGCTCCTCGCGTCGTCCCACCACCATCACGGCGGCGCCCTCCTCGGCAAGCCGCAATGCGCTTGCGCGGCCCATGCCGCTGCCGCCCCCGGTGATGATGGCGCGACGGCCTTCCAGACGACGCATCGCATACCTCCCAACCCAGTTCGAACGATCAGCCCATTGTAAGGTAAGCAAGATGAAAGTAAACTAGCTTTCATTTTTCAGATGGAGGAACGTAATGACCGGACGGCTCGATCACATCGGCATCTTCGTTGACAGCCTTGAGAAGGCGATCCCCTTTTACCGGTCCGTCATCGGCCGCGGGGCGCCCGTCATCAGGGAGGTGCCCGAGATCGGCCTGCGCCTCGCTTTCTTCCATGACCAGGGCGGCCTGCCGATCGAGCTTGTCGAGACGTCCGGCAAGACAGAAATGAAGCACGGCGATGTCGTGGTTGCGCTGGAAGTCGACGACCTGGAAGGCGAGATCGCGCGGCTGAAGGCTGCCGGCATCAGGGCCTATCACCAGAAGCCCACCCAGAACTTGCCGCTGTCGCGCGGCTGGATCACCAAGGACGACGGCCACGGGACGATCGTCGAGCTGTGTCCCAAGGGCGAAGTCGCGCGCTTTGTGCTCGGAAAGACGGGCTAACGTGCCCAGCTACGGTTTTTCCCCCGCGCTGTTCGACCGCCTTCGGCTGGCCTGCGCCGGTTTCGAGCGGAACGAGGCCGATCGCACCCTTGGCCTCACCGACGCTGCGGTGGCGATCATCGTCGTGGACATGGAGGACGGAACGGACGAGGCGGGGTTTCTGCTCACGCTGCGGGCGGCGTCGCTGCGCGCCCATGCCGGCCAATACGCTCTGCCAGGCGGCCGGATCGACGCGGGCGAATCCGCGATCGACACGGTGATTCGCGAGTGTTTCGAGGAACTCGGCCTTGTTCTGTCCCATGATGATGTCTTGGGCGTTCTGGACGACTATGTGACGCTGTCCGGCTACGCGATTACCCCGGTCGTCGTCGCAATGACGACGACGCAGCCGATCGTCGCCAGCCCGCACGAGGTAGCGGGCGTCTATCGCATCGCGCTGCGTGCGATCACGCGCAACGGCGCTGCCAAATTCAGCGCGAACCCCGGCGCCGGAGGCCCGATTCTCAGCCTCCAATTGGTGGACGACGTCAGGGACGACTACGACGTCATCCACGCGCCGACGGCGGCGATCTTGTTCCAGTTTGCCGAATTGTTGGCCGGCCGAGCGACCCGGGTGTCGGGCTTCGGTCAGCCTGCCTTTGCACGAAAATAATGGAGAATGCTTCGATGAAGCGACCGTTGGCAGAAATCAGGGTCATCGAACTCGCGGGCCAGGGGCCAGCACCGTTTGCATGTGCACTACTGGCCGACTTCGGCGCGGATGTCGTCGTGATCGACCGCCCGCCCTCGTCCGGCTGGAAGCTCGACACCCCCCGCCGCTACGATTTCTACATGCGCAACAAGCGCTCCGTTGCGCTGGATCTGAAGTCGGCGGAAGGGCTTGCCACCATCAAGTCCATGATCGGCAAGGCCGACGTGTTCGTCGAAGGCTTCCGGCCGGGTGTGGTCGAGCGCCTGGGCCTCGGCCCCGACATCTGCCTCGGCCTCAATCCGCGGCTTGTCTACGGCCGTATGACCGGCTGGGGCCAGGAAGGGCCGATGGCGCAGGAGGCCGGGCACGACATCAACTATCTCGCGATGACGGGCGCGCTGTATGCGATGGGCCAGGCCGGCGCAGTGCCAGCCCCGCCGCTCAACCTCGTCGCCGATCTCGGCGGCGGCGGCATGTTCCTCGTCTCCGGCATCCTGATGGCGCTGTACGCCGCGCGCGAGAGCGGCCAAGGTCAAGTCGTCGACTGCGCCATGCTCGACGGCGTAGCGCAGCTGATGTCGATGTTCCAGGCGTTCCGCCAGCAGGGCACCTGGACCGCAAATCGCCAGGACAACATCGTCGACGGCGGTGCGCCCTTTTATGGCACTTACGAGACCAGCGACGGTCGCTATGTGTCCGTCGGCGCGATCGAGCCGCAGTTCTATGCCGCTCTCGTCGCCGGACTCGGTCTCAACATGAGCGATCTGCCTGGCCAGCACGACCGGGCGAGCTGGCCGGAGCTTCGCAAGCGCTTCGCGGCGATCTTCGCCACGAAGACGCGGGACCAGTGGGTCGAGGCGATGCGC
It encodes:
- a CDS encoding SDR family oxidoreductase, with translation MRRLEGRRAIITGGGSGMGRASALRLAEEGAAVMVVGRREEPLRETVALVADAGGTCIHHVADAGDEVGIAAAIDRCVAELGGLEIFFANAGNTDSVRPFLEQTVEQWEGMFRDNVVTAFVACKLAGRYMAEHGGGSIILNSSTGSLRARGGTEAYGASKAGVNHLTMTAACAFAGKGVRVNAILPGLTETGLTKPMFEWARRAGKEDRLGKLTPMQRPGYVEDMAGVVAFLASDDSAYIDGQLIPVDGGISATHPAGKFVY
- a CDS encoding VOC family protein, which gives rise to MTGRLDHIGIFVDSLEKAIPFYRSVIGRGAPVIREVPEIGLRLAFFHDQGGLPIELVETSGKTEMKHGDVVVALEVDDLEGEIARLKAAGIRAYHQKPTQNLPLSRGWITKDDGHGTIVELCPKGEVARFVLGKTG
- a CDS encoding CaiB/BaiF CoA-transferase family protein codes for the protein MKRPLAEIRVIELAGQGPAPFACALLADFGADVVVIDRPPSSGWKLDTPRRYDFYMRNKRSVALDLKSAEGLATIKSMIGKADVFVEGFRPGVVERLGLGPDICLGLNPRLVYGRMTGWGQEGPMAQEAGHDINYLAMTGALYAMGQAGAVPAPPLNLVADLGGGGMFLVSGILMALYAARESGQGQVVDCAMLDGVAQLMSMFQAFRQQGTWTANRQDNIVDGGAPFYGTYETSDGRYVSVGAIEPQFYAALVAGLGLNMSDLPGQHDRASWPELRKRFAAIFATKTRDQWVEAMRGKDACLSPVLTMDEAWETEQMTTRQTFVEMDGLKYPAPAPRLSRTPGSHTRRAPEPGADNAAVLAEWGVSA
- a CDS encoding CoA pyrophosphatase; translation: MAIIVVDMEDGTDEAGFLLTLRAASLRAHAGQYALPGGRIDAGESAIDTVIRECFEELGLVLSHDDVLGVLDDYVTLSGYAITPVVVAMTTTQPIVASPHEVAGVYRIALRAITRNGAAKFSANPGAGGPILSLQLVDDVRDDYDVIHAPTAAILFQFAELLAGRATRVSGFGQPAFARK